The proteins below come from a single Syntrophales bacterium genomic window:
- the dxs gene encoding 1-deoxy-D-xylulose-5-phosphate synthase has product MTYDIRHTTYDILERVNFPDNIRGLDIVALNALAQEIRDKIIETTSRRGGHLASSLGSVELTLALHYVFDTPKDKLIWDVGHQAYAHKIITGRKDLFDTLRQRGGISGFPRREESSYDVFNTGHSGTSISAASGIAEARCLRGGDFKVVAVIGDGSMAAGMAFEALNWAGDRNKDLIIILNDNEMSISPNVGAMSSYLNRIMTGQRVTKLKMEIKNFMKSIPQIGEQMLKFTKKIEESLKTFVVPGALFEELGFTYVGPLQGHRLDHLIKNLENVRKLQGPVLVHVITRKGKGYRFAEEDPLRFHGIGPFRIDTGETVTRDAAPPSYTKIFGRTVVKLAHDNPRIVAITAAMCGGTGLDQFVSEFPERFYDVGIAEQHGVTFAAGLATEGLIPVVAIYSTFMQRAYDQILHDVCLQKLPVVLALDRGGLVGEDGPSHHGLFDFAYLRSIPNIIVMAPKDENELQHMLKTAVECGCPVSVRYPRGKGVGVPLDDIPVSLEIGKGEVVLGERGADLAIFAIGSTVHPAMAAAGKLRQEGISAMVINARFVKPIDGALLCEVAASLKKIITVEENVLMGGFGSAVLELFEEKGVHGITVKRLGIRDEFVEHAQQAELRRMYGIDEDGIIAAARSMIAEYGCKKHQRKIRQVAG; this is encoded by the coding sequence ACATACGACATACGACATACGACATTTTAGAAAGGGTCAATTTCCCCGATAATATCAGGGGACTCGATATTGTGGCATTAAATGCGCTGGCCCAGGAGATAAGAGATAAGATTATTGAGACCACATCCAGACGTGGCGGTCATCTCGCCTCATCTCTGGGTAGCGTGGAATTGACCCTTGCGCTCCACTATGTCTTTGATACTCCAAAAGACAAGCTCATCTGGGACGTGGGGCACCAGGCCTATGCCCACAAGATCATTACCGGACGAAAAGACCTGTTTGATACCCTTCGCCAGAGGGGGGGAATCAGTGGTTTCCCCCGGAGAGAGGAGAGTTCTTATGATGTTTTCAATACGGGGCATAGTGGCACATCCATCTCGGCTGCGTCTGGCATTGCGGAAGCGAGATGTCTGAGAGGTGGAGACTTTAAGGTAGTTGCCGTCATTGGTGACGGCTCCATGGCGGCCGGCATGGCGTTTGAGGCTCTCAACTGGGCGGGAGACCGCAACAAGGACCTGATCATCATCCTGAATGACAATGAGATGAGCATCTCACCCAATGTCGGCGCCATGTCCTCTTATCTGAACCGCATTATGACCGGTCAGAGGGTTACCAAATTAAAGATGGAGATCAAGAACTTCATGAAATCCATCCCCCAGATTGGTGAACAGATGTTGAAATTCACGAAAAAGATAGAAGAATCACTGAAGACCTTCGTTGTGCCGGGTGCCCTGTTTGAAGAATTAGGATTTACCTATGTAGGCCCCCTTCAGGGACACCGCCTGGATCATCTCATTAAAAACCTGGAAAACGTGAGGAAACTTCAAGGGCCGGTTCTTGTCCATGTGATCACCAGGAAGGGAAAGGGTTACAGGTTTGCCGAAGAGGATCCTTTACGGTTTCACGGGATAGGTCCTTTCCGGATTGATACGGGTGAAACTGTTACCAGAGACGCCGCTCCCCCGTCTTATACGAAAATATTCGGCAGGACGGTGGTAAAGCTGGCGCATGACAATCCCCGCATTGTGGCGATAACGGCTGCCATGTGTGGGGGGACGGGACTCGATCAGTTTGTTAGCGAGTTCCCGGAGCGGTTTTATGATGTGGGTATCGCCGAACAGCATGGCGTGACCTTTGCTGCCGGTCTGGCCACGGAAGGGCTGATCCCGGTGGTAGCCATCTATTCGACCTTTATGCAGAGGGCTTACGATCAAATTCTCCACGATGTCTGTCTTCAAAAACTGCCGGTTGTCCTTGCCCTCGATCGCGGAGGGCTTGTGGGGGAAGACGGTCCCAGCCATCATGGACTATTTGACTTTGCCTATCTACGCTCTATTCCGAATATCATTGTGATGGCCCCGAAGGATGAAAACGAACTCCAGCATATGCTAAAAACAGCGGTGGAGTGTGGATGTCCCGTTTCCGTGAGATACCCGAGAGGGAAAGGAGTGGGTGTACCCCTCGATGACATACCGGTTTCTCTTGAAATCGGGAAAGGTGAGGTTGTGTTAGGGGAGAGGGGGGCTGATCTGGCCATATTTGCCATCGGGTCTACCGTTCATCCTGCGATGGCGGCTGCCGGAAAACTCCGCCAGGAAGGTATCAGCGCCATGGTCATCAACGCCCGCTTTGTAAAGCCCATTGATGGCGCTCTCCTCTGTGAGGTGGCGGCATCCCTGAAGAAAATCATTACCGTGGAAGAAAATGTCCTCATGGGGGGGTTCGGGAGCGCCGTCCTCGAATTGTTTGAGGAAAAAGGAGTTCACGGAATCACGGTAAAAAGGCTTGGTATCCGGGACGAATTTGTGGAACATGCTCAGCAGGCAGAGTTGAGAAGGATGTACGGTATTGATGAAGATGGTATCATCGCGGCTGCACGAAGTATGATTGCTGAATATGGATGTAAAAAACACCAGAGAAAGATTAGACAAGTTGCTGGTTGA
- a CDS encoding TlyA family RNA methyltransferase → MDVKNTRERLDKLLVDRGLSMTRERARALIMSGAVIVGDCLVDKPGVLVPRDGEVRIRGDDNPYVSRGGLKLKGALLTFGICVKGLVVLDVGASTGGFTDCLLQEGAGKVYALDCGYGQLAWKLRKDRRVTVIERTNIRYFEGAGIHDEVDMAVIDTSFISLKLVISPVLKFIKDGAMIIALIKPQFEVGQKDVGKQGVVRDPELQRKVVEEMTAFCEGLNLEVVGTCESPLLGPAGNREFFIYAKK, encoded by the coding sequence ATGGATGTAAAAAACACCAGAGAAAGATTAGACAAGTTGCTGGTTGACAGGGGTCTCTCCATGACACGGGAGCGGGCAAGAGCGCTCATCATGTCCGGGGCTGTGATCGTTGGGGATTGCCTGGTGGATAAGCCGGGCGTACTTGTGCCCCGGGATGGAGAAGTCAGGATCAGGGGCGACGATAACCCCTACGTGAGCAGGGGAGGGTTGAAACTTAAAGGAGCCCTCCTGACATTCGGCATCTGTGTAAAAGGTCTCGTTGTCCTCGATGTGGGCGCCTCCACGGGCGGTTTTACCGACTGCCTCCTCCAGGAAGGGGCAGGAAAGGTCTATGCCCTTGATTGCGGTTACGGTCAACTGGCGTGGAAACTGAGGAAAGACAGAAGGGTGACCGTTATAGAACGGACAAACATCCGCTACTTCGAGGGCGCCGGCATTCATGATGAGGTAGATATGGCCGTGATAGATACCTCTTTTATTTCCCTCAAACTGGTCATTTCCCCTGTCCTTAAGTTCATAAAAGATGGCGCTATGATCATTGCCCTCATTAAACCGCAGTTTGAGGTGGGGCAAAAAGATGTGGGAAAACAAGGGGTGGTCAGGGATCCTGAGCTACAGAGGAAGGTGGTTGAGGAGATGACGGCATTCTGCGAGGGATTAAACCTTGAGGTTGTGGGAACATGCGAGTCCCCCTTGTTGGGGCCCGCCGGCAACAGAGAATTCTTTATCTATGCAAAAAAATAA